A genomic window from Silene latifolia isolate original U9 population chromosome 11, ASM4854445v1, whole genome shotgun sequence includes:
- the LOC141613920 gene encoding uncharacterized protein LOC141613920, whose protein sequence is MDPAKMSTIVARHNPTIFTGEGEPHLLGDWCREFTNLFELIACPEELQVDQAAHYLSATAGEWWNRNKAEIRHVARDIEEGYVSWLEFQVILTDRSCRVRKAKPREEFDTFKMTEDMTVDTYHRKFRLLASYIDEFAKNETMLAMRFERGLTVDIKKRLTAAPPTTVQDIYLRAGAAERLSEQIKEDKKGKAEKRKSETGAKKPSSGKFSGYSTNSAPGGMRNQSGGSFRGASIGGNASRVTCFGCGKLGHRKFECRSSGGNQTGASEHLHPGSMGLGQRDRDTTTTIGEVVFHCDLMEFPLGGFEVILGMDWLGKYKAFIDCYQKKIPLRGPKGVRVTYKGYMIKPKVKFISVNTLKLSLRKGDQLILCQMWDRESENPRISDIPVVRDFEGVFPEEIPRLPPKRDVDFSIDLKPGAGPISKPPYRMGPKEMEELKKQLNELAGKGYIRPSVSPWGAPVLFVKKKDGSLRLCVDY, encoded by the exons ATGGACCCTGCTAAGATGAGTACAATAGTGGCGAGGCATAACCCTACCATTTTCACTGGAGAGGGGGAACCTCACTTGCTGGGAGATTGGTGTCGGGAGTTCACCAATCTATTCGAGCTGATAGCTTGTCCTGAAGAGCTGCAAGTAGACCAAGCTGCACATTACCTCAGTGCTACAGCTGGGGAGTGGTGGAATAGGAATAAGGCGGAGATTCGACATGTTGCTAGGGATATTGAGGAAGGATACGTGTCTTGGTTAGAATTTCAAGTGATACTAACGGACCGTTCATGCCGAGTTCGGAAAGCTAAGccgagggaggagttcgatacgTTTAAGATGACAGAGGACATGACAGTGGACACATACCATAGAAAGTTTCGACTGTTGGCTTCATATATCGATGAATTTGCTAAGAACGAGACCatgctggctatgaggtttgagaggggattGACGGTGGAtatcaagaagaggctcacgGCAGCTCCACCTACCACCGTTCAGGACATCTATCTGAGGGCTGGTGCTGCTGAAAGGCTCTCCGAGCAGATCAAGGAGGATAAGAAAGGAAAAGCTGAGAAGAGAAAGTCGGAAACTGGGGCCAAGAAGCCGAGTTCAGGCAAGTTCAGTGGATACTCCACCAATAGTGCTCCTGGGGGGATGAGGAACCAAAGCGGAGGCAGTTTCAGAGGTGCTAGTATTGGAGGTAATGCGTCCAGGGTCACTTGTTTCGGGTGTGGGAAGTTGGGACACAGGAAATTTGAGTGCCGAAGTTCTGGAGGAAACCAAACTGGGGCTTCCGAACACCTACATCCGGGTTCGATGGGTCTCGGACAGCGGGATCGGGATACAACAACTACC ATTGGGGAGGTTGTCTTTCACTGTGACCTTATGGAGTTTCCATTGGGTGGGTTCGAGGTGATtttagggatggattggttgggaaagtacaaagctttcATTGACTGTTACCAAAAGAAGATACCTCTGAGAGGACCTAAGGGAGTCAGAGTAACCTACAAGGGATACAtgatcaaacccaaagtcaaatttATCTCTGTAAACACCCTAAAATTGAGTCTGAGGAAGGGAGACCAGTTGATCTTGTGTCAGATGTGGGATAGAGAGTCTGAGAACCCTAGGATTTCTGACATACCTGTGGTGAGAGACTTTGAGGGGGTATTTCCGGAAGAGATTCCTAGGCTACCACCTAAGCGCGACGTTGACTTCTCCATTGATCTAAAGCCGGGAGCTGGACCTATTTCTAAaccaccgtaccgtatgggaccAAAAGAGATGGAAGAATTAAAGAAGCAATTGAATGAGTTGGCTGGGAAGGGTTATATTCGACccagtgtttcaccttggggagcacctgtCCTATTCGTCAAGAAAAAGGATGGAAGTTTGAGGCTGTGTGTGGATTACTGA
- the LOC141613922 gene encoding uncharacterized protein LOC141613922, which translates to MNNAKSEIFFNGMNEDLQTDILSVTGFQEGEMPFRYLGVPIQPGKVSKKDLLNTLYNYWAAMFVIPKAAIKRIEAIWGLGIKKASTWNIASVGKLVNWIYVKADRLWIKWIDSVYLKGMDWNDYTPANDSTWTWKTICKVKEQLKHGFIDNCWAPHQKGYTISHGYDWLMGTAPTQHWTKIVWNEWNVPKHSFNSWLIMQGGLNTKVRLFSYGCCQDDLCILCAQQAETNEHLFTECKFSCQVQKSVEDWIKRPFPSDSELLNVSDSSMKWKALALVISCYRYTVWHQRNLARTQFSVTRPVIVAERMKMVVQQQIRKFTDRRGGQHELNTRIWTGFC; encoded by the exons ATGAACAATGCAAAGTCAGAAATATTTTTTAATGGCATGAATGAGGACTTGCAGACAGATATTCTATCAGTCACTGGCTTTCAGGAAGGGGAAATGCCTTTTAGATATTTAGGAGTTCCAATTCAGCCAGGGAAAGTATCAAAGAAAGATT TGCTTAATACGTTGTACAATTACTGGGCAGCAATGTTTGTCATTCCAAAAGCTGCTATTAAGAGGATTGAGGCCATAT GGGGACTAGGGATTAAAAAAGCCAGCACATGGAACATAGCTTCAGTTGGAAAATTGGTGAACTGGATATATGTGAAGGCTGATAGGCTTTGGATTAAGTGGATAGATAGTGTTTATCTCAAAGGGATGGACTGGAATGACTATACACCAGCAAATGACTCAACTTGGACTTGGAAGACTATTTGTAAGGTGAAGGAGCAGCTTAAGCATGGCTTCATTGATAACTGTTGGGCTCCTCATCAGAAAGGATATACAATTAGCCATGGATATGATTGGCTTATGGGAACAGCTCCTACTCAGCATTGGACAAAAATAGTTTGGAATGAATGGAATGTACCCAAACATTCCTTCAATTCATGGCTGATAATGCAAGGTGGATTGAACACCAAAGTCAGGCTCTTTTCGTATGGATGCTGTCAGGATGACCTGTGTATCCTGTGTGCACAACAGGCTGAAACAAATGAGCATCTCTTTACTGAATGCAAATTCAGTTGTCAAGTTCAGAAATCTGTTGAAGACTGGATTAAACGTCCTTTCCCCTCTGATAGTGAGCTGCTGAATGTTTCTGATAGCAGCATGAAATGGAAGGCACTAGCCTTGGTGATCTCATGCTACAGGTACACAGTTTGGCATCAACGCAATCTTGCTCGAACTCAGTTCAGTGTAACCAGGCCTGTGATAGTGGCAGAACGGATGAAGATGGTGGTCCAACAACAAATTCGCAAATTTACTGATCGAAGAGGAGGACAACATGAGTTGAATACAAGGATTTGGACTGGTTTCTGTTAA
- the LOC141613921 gene encoding uncharacterized protein LOC141613921, with the protein MPFGLTNAPAVFMDMMNRVFSPYLDKFVVVFIDDILVYSKNEEEHEKHLRIVLRTLAENQLYAKLRKANVIADALSRKSIHALISARSRVRMFGELRQIGIYMIRRGETVGDMTVEPELYEEIRELQKEDARIQKWRNEVEQAGAEPYSKFSIHSDGSLRFGQRWCVPANGELKKKILTEAHATPYSVHPGGDKLYKDLKKTFWWPNMKKEVAEFVSRCLTCQRVKGEHKRPQGKVQPLDVPEWKWESISMDFIVGLPRTQRVTWSKAELAKAYVQYVVKLHGVPKDIVSDRDSRFLSKFWQELQSLMGTQLKMSTAFHPATDGQTGRTIQTLEDMLRACVLEFGGSWEDRLGLIEFSYNNNAVILEPEMIQEMVEQVQIIRQKMRAYQDRQKSYADTRRSDISFKVGEKLRRYLSNPSHVLSPEVIEVDEQLSYLETPKEIMDRKVRKTGEWRERLWLKSCGLTTMLRKLHGRLRLP; encoded by the exons ATGCccttcggattgaccaatgcgccagctgtgtttatggacaTGATGAATCGGGTGTTCAGTCCAtacctggacaagttcgtggttgtattCATCGATGATATTTTGGtttactccaagaatgaggaagAGCACGAGAAGCATCTCAGGATAGTGTTGAGAACTCTGGCAGAGaatcagttgtatgccaagttga ggaaggcGAATGTCATAGCCGATGCTTTAAGTCGGAAGTCTATCCATGCCCTAATCAGTGCCAGATCCAGGGTGAGGATGTTCGGTGAGCTAAGGCAGATTGGGATTTACATGATCCGACGAGGTGAGACCGTTGGAGATATGACAGTTGAGCCGGAGTTGTACGAGGAGATTCGAGAGCTACAAAAAGAGGATGCTAGAATTCAGAAATGGCGCAATGAGGTAGAGCAGGCAGGTGCGGAGCCTTACTCTAAATTCAGTATCCAttcagatgggagcttgaggtttggGCAGAGGTGGTGTGTGCCAGCTAATGGGGAACTGAAGAAGAAAATTCTCACGGAAGCACATGCTACTCCGTATTCTGTACACCCTGGAGGGGATAAGttatacaaggacctcaagaagacgttttggtggcctaatatgaagaaggaAGTCGCTGAGTTCGtatctcgatgtttgacatgccagagggtGAAGGGTGAGCACAAGAGACCACAAGGGAAAGTTCAGCCGCTAGatgtgccagagtggaagtgggagagtaTTTCCATGGACTTCATCGTCGGGTTGCCTCGGACTCAaagag TTACTTGGAGTAAGGCTGAGTTGGCTAAGGCTTATGTTCAGTACGTGGTTAAGTTGCACGGTGTGCCTAAGGATATCGTCTCCGACAGAGATTCCAGGTTTCTATCCAAGTTCTGGCAGGAATTGCAGTCATTGATGGGTACTCAActgaagatgagcaccgcttttcatcctgcTACTGACGGTCAGACAGGGAGGACTATTCAGACCctcgaggatatgttgagagcttgtgttctAGAGTTTGGCGGATCTTGGGAGGACAGACTGGGGTTGAtcgaattttcttacaataaca ACGCTGTCATTTTGGAGCCAGAGATGattcaggagatggttgaacaggtacAGATTAtcaggcaaaagatgagagcttaTCAGGACAGACAGAAAAGCTATGCTGACACTAGGAGAAGTGACATTTCTTTCAAAGTGGGAGAGAAG TTGCGGAGGTACCTGAGCaatccatcacatgtgttgagTCCTGAGGTGATCGAGGTGGATGAGCAGTTGTCCTATCTGGAGACACCCAAGGAGATTATGGACAGGAAGGTGAGGAAGACCGGGGAATGGAGAGAACGACTTTGGTTAAAGTCTTGTGGACTAACCAcaatgttgaggaagctacatgggagactGAGGCTTCCATGA